A DNA window from Borrelia sp. HM contains the following coding sequences:
- a CDS encoding flagellar filament outsheath protein, whose amino-acid sequence MRSNVLNIYLKNSYSYYNFISRTVTKYMLGILVAILFSSFLFSSCMIIFNYENIFFRKVFYFHLEHKLIADLRFLKEKKTIKENLDLVVRDFLLGNINGFALQFGTRDVKLLYSFINNDVYCINLSKEFYYSFENGGYNDSDKLRVNLFVKSLEETINFNYPGYVGKILIFIEGYILNV is encoded by the coding sequence ATGAGAAGTAATGTGTTGAACATATATTTAAAAAATAGTTACTCTTATTATAATTTTATTAGTCGTACTGTAACCAAATATATGCTTGGAATTCTAGTTGCGATTTTATTTTCAAGTTTTTTATTTTCTTCATGTATGATTATTTTTAATTATGAAAATATTTTCTTTAGAAAAGTATTTTATTTTCATTTAGAACATAAATTGATTGCTGATTTGAGATTTTTAAAAGAGAAAAAAACTATTAAAGAAAATTTGGATCTTGTAGTTAGAGACTTTTTGTTGGGGAATATTAATGGTTTTGCTTTGCAATTTGGTACAAGAGATGTGAAACTTTTATACTCTTTTATTAATAATGATGTATATTGTATAAATCTTTCAAAGGAGTTTTATTATTCTTTTGAAAATGGTGGTTATAATGACTCTGATAAGTTAAGAGTAAATTTGTTTGTTAAATCTTTAGAAGAAACAATTAATTTTAACTATCCTGGATATGTTGGAAAGATTTTGATTTTTATTGAAGGATATATTTTAAATGTTTAA